The DNA segment TCTCGGTGGAATAAAATTTTCAAGCTGCCAATGTCTTTACCGGCAATTTGCGCGCGAGCTAAGTGTTTAAACGACGCACGACCCACTTCATAAGGCACTTTTGCTGCGGTTAACTCTTGCTCTGTTTTACCGACCGAACTGATTTCTGGAATGGTATAAATCCCGGTTGGAATGTCATCAATTAAGAAGTTATCCGCTTTGCCTTTAGCGATGGCTTGAGCCACAAAGCGGCCTTGATCGTAAGCGGCACTTGCTAGGCTCGGATAACCAATCACATCACCGACCGCATAAACATGCTCAACTTCAGTTTGGTAACTATTATTGACGCTTAATTGGCCTCGAGAATCGGCTTTTAAACCAACCAATTCTAAATTTAAGGTGTCGGTATTACCGGTTCGACCATTGGCATACAGTAAGCAATCGGCTTTCATCTTCTTGCCGGATTCAAGATGGATGACGACGCCATCGTCCGTACCTTCGATCTTACTGTAGGTTTCATCATTGCGGATCACCACGCCACTATTCCAGAAATGGTAGGAGAGGGCATCGGAGGTTTCATTATCAAGAAAAGCCAATAAGCGATCACGAGTGTTGATTAAATCGGTTTTGACCTCTAATCCTCGGAAAATCGAGGCGTATTCACAGCCAATGACACCGGCACCGTAGATGATGATGTGTCGAGGGTCATGCTTTAAATTTAAGATGGTGTCGCTGTTATAAATACGCTCATGATTGAAATCGACATCATCCGGTTGGTATGGGCGAGAGCCGGTTGCAATGACAAATTTATCCGCGCTGTATTCTTCAGAGGTGCCATCGGCTTGAGTGACAGAAATGCTGTTCGGGCCAGTAAACGTGGCCTGTCCAAATAATAATGAGCAACTGTTGCGGTCGTAGAATCCTTGGCGTAAGCGGGTTTGCTTATCAATGACACTTTTGGCGTGGTTTAAAATATCGGAAAAAGAAGCGGTTAAACTGGTGTTGTTTTTGCAAAATAATGGGTTGTTATTAAATTCGATGATACGGCTAACCGCATGACGGAGGGCTTTTGATGGAATGGTGCCCCAGTGAGTACACCCGCCGCCAACACTGCTTTCTTTTTCAATGATAGCGACGTTTAGCCCTGCTTTTGCTAGCCCCATAGCAGCACCTTCACCGCCCGGGCCACTGCCGATGACAATGACATCAAAGTGTGTTGAATCCATCATGCTCTTCCTTTGGTTTATGTGAGCTTAGCGCCCACCGAGTTTATATCCAATAAGGTCAAATTCTAACGCATTCATTTTTCGGGTAAATGATGGAGGCAGCAGACAGTCGTCATGATCACAGAGATTGAGTTGATTCAGGATAAATTTCGTTTTTTCGAGGAAAATTCAGTTGGTGTGATTAGGTACAAGAGGGATTTATCGGTATATTAGTTGCCCAATGATCATCAAAGATTGATAGCAAGAGAAGACAATATGGGAATTCGAGCTCAACAAAAAGAAAAAACGCGTCGCTCTTTGATTGATGCCGCCTTTGGTCAATTAAGTGCAGATCGTGGCTTTTCTAATTTAAGTTTGCGTGAAGTGTCTCGCGAGGCTGGGATTGCGCCGACGTCTTTCTATCGCCATTTTAAAGACATGGATGAACTTGGCTTAGTGATGGTGGATGAAGGTGGTTTATTGCTGCGACAATTGATGCGTCAGGCTCGTCAGCGCATTGTGGCAGAGGGCAGTTTAATTCGCACTTCGGTACAAACTTTTATGGAGTTTATTGAGCAAAGCCCGAACATTTTTCGCTTATTATTACGTGAGCGTTCAGGCACTTCGGCGGAGTTTCGTGCAGCGGTGGCGCGTGAAATCCAACATTTTGGCGCAGAATTAGCTGAGTATTTGGTTCGAGCCGGTCTTGAACCTGAATTGGCTGCGATTCAAGCGGAAGCCTCTGTGACTATCGTCTTTACTTCAGGAGCGGAAGCCTTGGATCTTGAAGCTGATGCGCGTGACGCACTGGCTGAGCGAATGATTTTGCAATTAAGAATGTTAGCCAAAGGCACTACGTTGATGAAAGGCGCAATCAAAAAGTCTAAATAAATAATGGTTTGAAGCGACAAGGCCGCTGAATATTCAGATATTCAGCGGCCTTATTTTTTGAACGTTCGGTTTTTATTTACGCTCTAAAAACACGCCCACTTCCATATGATGAGTAAATGGGAACTGATCAAATAAAGCAAAGCGGGTGATATTATGGGTTTGCGCCAGAATGTCTAAATTATCTTTCAGTGTTTCTGGATTACATGAGATATACATGATGCGCTCATAGCCTTGAACCATTTTACAAGTCCCTTCATCCATGCCGGAACGTGGCGGATCGACAAAAATGGTGTTGCAGTTGTAGCTGGTTAAGTCGATATCGTTATCTTTTAGGCGTCGGAATTCGCGCTTTCCTTCCATCGCATCGGTAAAATCTTCCGCTGACATGCGGATGATTTGTACATTATCAATGTTATTGGCTTTGATGTTGTATTGCGCCGAATCGACCGATGGCTTCGCCAGTTCGGTAGCCAGTACTCGCTCGAAGTTTTGCGCCAGCGCTAATGAGAAGTTGCCATTACCACAATAGAGTTCAAGTAAATCGCCTTGGCTGTCTTGGGTACAATCCACTGCCCATTCCAACATTTTTTGCGCCACGATGCCGTTGGGTTGGGTGAAGCTGTTTTCTACTTGTTGATAAATATAGGGTTGGCCATTCACGTTCAGCTTTTCTACGACGTAATCTCTGTCCATGACGATTTTCATTTTACGCGCACGACCAATCAAATCGAGATTAAAGCCTTCTTCATTTAAGCGTTGCTTAAGTGCTCGGGCTTGCTGCTGCCATTCATCGTCTAATTGGCGGTGATAAAGCAAAGACACCAATACTTCACCACTTAGCGTCGATAAGAAATCCACTTGGAATAGTTTGGTGCGTAACACCGGGTTGTCTTTCATTGCATCCATCAGCAGTGGCATTAAATCATTGATTAAGCGACTGGCTGTGGGAAATTGATCAACACGGTACTTTTGGCGGGTGGCTTGATCGAACATGATGTAGTACATGTCGTCGCCTTCATGCCAAACGCGAAATTCTGCACGCATACGGTAATGTTGTTCAGGTGACTCAAACACTTCGATGTCAGGCGTAGTGAATTCAGCAAACATATCGCCTAGTCGCTGCAGCTTGTCATCGAGTTGCTCTGCATAGCTGGTGGTGTTTGGGGTGATGTTTGCCATAAATGAAAGCCTTTTAGTTACAACTGAACAGGTTTAGAACAAGGAGCGCAGATTTTATCCATCGAGCACCAGATGTCCAGTTTTGTCGTGCATCTATCCATTTTTTGCATGAAATAACGAAAAATATCGACTTCAGTTAACAATCAGTGGACATCAAAATCTTAGCACTTTAGGATTCTAACAGCTGGTGCCAGACTCATTTTTATACAAAGTGAGTGGTGGCTGAAAAGGGAATTTGGTGCAAATCCAGAACTGACGCGCAGCGGTGATAAGAACGAAACTTTCTGGTTAAGAGCCAAACACTACCTGTGGGTGGGAAGTCGAAAGGAGTAGGAGATAGCGAGCAATGCCTATCGAGCTTTAAGTCCGAATACCTACCAGTGAATCAGAGCGCTATGCTCATTATGTTTCTCGCGTTTTAGGACTTACAACAAAATGAAAAAAATAACTATTGCGACAGGGCTGAGTGCTGTTGCGAGCGGTGTATTACTGTCTTTTCCTTCTTATGCTCAAACTGCTGAGCAAAAATCCGCTACCACCGATGTGATGCTAGTGACGGCCACTAAGCGTACTGAGCCTGTGACTAATCTTGTTACCCCTATTATCCAAATTTCTAAACAAGATATTGTTAATTCTCAAGCAAATACGTTGAGTGATGTTCTGCGTCAGTTACCTGGCGTTCAATTAACTCATAATGGTGGTCCAAATCAACCCGCTCGTGTTTACGTACGTGGCAGTAATAATGTCGTAGTGCTGTTTAATGGCGTACGTTTAGGTAGTGCAACGTTAGGGTATGCCGATATTAGCCAAATCCCATTAGCTGGAGTGGAAAAGATCGAGTATTTACGCGGCTCTCGCGCGGCCGTATATGGTGCGGATGCCAGTGCAGGGGTAATCAACATCATCACTCGTGGTGATAATAAAGAAAGCACAGGGACAGTGAAAGCGACGGGTGGTTCAAATGGTTATCAAGCTTATACGGGATCTGTGGCGATGGTGCCGAGTGAAAAAGCTTGGGCCAATGTGACTGCTCAATATCAGCATAGCGATGGCTATAATGTAGCGGAATTTGGTAATGATGATCGTGATGGTTATGAAAATACAAATGTCATCGCTGATTGGGGTGTGCAGTTAGATGATAACTGGTTGATCCGTATGAATGGCTATTATCA comes from the Vibrio gangliei genome and includes:
- the fabR gene encoding HTH-type transcriptional repressor FabR — encoded protein: MGIRAQQKEKTRRSLIDAAFGQLSADRGFSNLSLREVSREAGIAPTSFYRHFKDMDELGLVMVDEGGLLLRQLMRQARQRIVAEGSLIRTSVQTFMEFIEQSPNIFRLLLRERSGTSAEFRAAVAREIQHFGAELAEYLVRAGLEPELAAIQAEASVTIVFTSGAEALDLEADARDALAERMILQLRMLAKGTTLMKGAIKKSK
- the sthA gene encoding Si-specific NAD(P)(+) transhydrogenase produces the protein MMDSTHFDVIVIGSGPGGEGAAMGLAKAGLNVAIIEKESSVGGGCTHWGTIPSKALRHAVSRIIEFNNNPLFCKNNTSLTASFSDILNHAKSVIDKQTRLRQGFYDRNSCSLLFGQATFTGPNSISVTQADGTSEEYSADKFVIATGSRPYQPDDVDFNHERIYNSDTILNLKHDPRHIIIYGAGVIGCEYASIFRGLEVKTDLINTRDRLLAFLDNETSDALSYHFWNSGVVIRNDETYSKIEGTDDGVVIHLESGKKMKADCLLYANGRTGNTDTLNLELVGLKADSRGQLSVNNSYQTEVEHVYAVGDVIGYPSLASAAYDQGRFVAQAIAKGKADNFLIDDIPTGIYTIPEISSVGKTEQELTAAKVPYEVGRASFKHLARAQIAGKDIGSLKILFHRETKQILGIHCFGERAAEIIHIGQAIMEQKGPANTIEYFVNTTFNYPTMAEAYRVAALNGLNRLF
- the trmA gene encoding tRNA (uridine(54)-C5)-methyltransferase TrmA — protein: MANITPNTTSYAEQLDDKLQRLGDMFAEFTTPDIEVFESPEQHYRMRAEFRVWHEGDDMYYIMFDQATRQKYRVDQFPTASRLINDLMPLLMDAMKDNPVLRTKLFQVDFLSTLSGEVLVSLLYHRQLDDEWQQQARALKQRLNEEGFNLDLIGRARKMKIVMDRDYVVEKLNVNGQPYIYQQVENSFTQPNGIVAQKMLEWAVDCTQDSQGDLLELYCGNGNFSLALAQNFERVLATELAKPSVDSAQYNIKANNIDNVQIIRMSAEDFTDAMEGKREFRRLKDNDIDLTSYNCNTIFVDPPRSGMDEGTCKMVQGYERIMYISCNPETLKDNLDILAQTHNITRFALFDQFPFTHHMEVGVFLERK